One genomic window of Fusarium keratoplasticum isolate Fu6.1 chromosome 3, whole genome shotgun sequence includes the following:
- a CDS encoding AMP-binding domain-containing protein yields the protein MTTYQTPLAALYASTRDYSSVTALRIPNGGVAELSWKDITFSDFTKDIEACARYWAHEFLERGIKERSVIGLWLKGSSYTDLVHIWGIYRAGFIPQLVSLKMTDPSVVYNLLKKSQAAVLIHDASFQSVVADSPVKAYPAEDILTSKYDHLPLPHLKMSPEAKDIIMIYHTSGSTSGIPKLVPLTAKWFDCVISKTACVDEILPSTRPQRVQVSIGSFSHIGSTMLLIDAICRGSCFVLPTEIPYSNDELRQIIDQCGLTRLNMFPAFLSNVLHEARRDASLLKALQGLEYIMYGGSALDPTDEAWACSQGLHLVNVFGSTEVGVMMISEDTTNPSYLTTLPGSTYEFVPLEEDTHMDEQLVELVVVPESADCPDVSLRSSEDGKFHTGDFFVEVKPGQFMAKGRNDDWIKMAMALRCDTGSIEANAMETCGDDLIDAVVVVGAGRPSPSMIVELREGASIGPEEHDEEIGLWRIKNEILFRINPFHKRRYMHERIDDARFILIVPRGILPRTATKGNIRRKQVEEMFKSRLDKVYKEWTMPKDSVQGNHYLVVN from the exons ATGACTACCTATCAAACACCTCTTGCTGCTCTCTACGCTAGCACAAGGGACTATTCATCCGTGACAGCTCTGAGAATCCCTAACGGAGGGGTGGCAGAGCTGTCTTGGAAGGATATCACCTTCAGTGACTTCACTAAGGACATTGAGGCTTGTGCCAGATACTGGGCCCATGAGTTTCTGGAGAGAGGTATCAAGGAGCGATCTGTCATTGGACTATG GCTGAAAGGCTCGTCTTACACGGATCTCGTACACATATGGGGCATCTACCGAGCTGGCTTCATCCCACAGCTCGTCTCTCTGAAGATGACGGATCCATCTGTCGTCTACAATCTCCTCAAGAAGTCACAGGCCGCAGTTCTGATCCATGATGCCAGCTTCCAATCAGTTGTCGCCGACAGCCCTGTGAAGGCCTACCCTGCTGAGGACATTCTCACCTCCAAGTATGACCACTTGCCACTGCCTCACTTGAAGATGTCACCAGAAGCCAAggacatcatcatgatcTATCATACATCGGGTTCGACGTCCGGTATCCCGAAGCTTGTGCCACTGACGGCGAAATGGTTCGACTGTGTCATCAGCAAGACGGCATGTGTCGACGAGATACTTCCTTCCACAAGACCGCAACGGGTCCAAGTTTCCAT TGGAAGCTTCAGTCACATTGGCAGTACCATGCtcctcatcgacgccatTTGCCGTGGAAGTTGCTTCGTGCTCCCGACCGAGATACCGTACTCGAATGACGAGCTCCGACAGATAATCGACCAATGCGGACTCACCAGGTTGAACATGTTTCCCGCCTTCTTGTCCAACGTCCTTCACGAAGCACGCCGAGACGCCTCCTTGCTCAAAGCTCTTCAGGGATTGGAGTACATCATGTACGGTGGTTCAGCTCTGGATCCCACAGATGAAGCATGGGCCTGCAGTCAAGGCCTCCATCTAGTCAACGTCTTTGGTTCCACTGAAGTAGGCGTCATGATGATTTCTGAGGACACCACAAACCCATCTTATCTGACGACTCTCCCCGGCTCCACCTATGAGTTTGTGCCGTTGGAGGAGGACACACATATGGATGAGCAGCTGGTTGAACTCGTAGTAGTTCCCGAATCGGCTGATTGTCCAGACGTCTCCTTGCGGAGCTCCGAGGACGGGAAGTTCCATACGGGTGATTTCTTTGTGGAGGTGAAGCCTGGTCAGTTCATGGCCAAGGGACGCAACGATGACTGGAtcaagatggccatggcTCTTCGATGCGATACAGGCTCAATCGAGGCGAACGCCATGGAAACATGTGGAGATGACCTCATTGAtgctgtcgtcgttgtcggtGCTGGACGACCCTCTCCCTCGATGATCGTGGAACTTCGAGAAGGTGCATCGATCGGACCTGAAGAGCACGACGAGGAAATAGGACTCTGGAGGATCAAGAACGAGATTCTGTTCAGGATCAATCCCTTCCACAAACGGAGGTACATGCATGAGCGCATCGATGACGCACGATTTATCTTGATCGTTCCTCGAGGAATACTGCCACGAACGGCAACGAAGGGCAATATCAGGAGGAAACAAGTGGAAGAAATGTTCAAGAGCCGACTTGACAAGGTGTACAAGGAGTGGACGATGCCCAAGGATTCGGTGCAAGGAAACCATTATCTTGTGGTCAACTGA